A stretch of Gasterosteus aculeatus chromosome 4, fGasAcu3.hap1.1, whole genome shotgun sequence DNA encodes these proteins:
- the LOC120816974 gene encoding mitogen-activated protein kinase kinase kinase kinase 4 isoform X8: MSRENTTRSLDSIDLAALRDPAGIFELVEVVGNGTYGQVYKGRHVKTGQLAAIKVMEVTEEEEEEIKLEINMLKSYSHHRNIATYYGAFIKKGPAGQDHQLWLVMEYCGAGSVTDLVKKTKGNCLKEDWIAYICREVLRGLSHLHAHHVIHRDIKGQNVLLTENAEVKLVDFGVSAQLDKTIGRRNTFIGTPYWMAPEVIACDENPEATYDYRSDLWSLGITALEMAEGAPPLCDMHPMRALFLIPRNPPPKLKSKKWTKRFLSFAEGCLVKNHLHRPTTDALLRHAFIRDLANERQVRIMLKDHLDRTRKKREKEGPEYDYKSSDEDGDEVTEEEGEPSSIVNVPGEWTLRREFLRLQTEDSHGGGKGGHGGSGGQQRQQALQQHRQQLAEQERYKQQLQADRQKRIQQQHEQRQKLEDQQRRQRADCAFQWAELQEILFGEESDLHDNRISLDDRNGKSNRRRDQADRQRYADVSVRPLDSTTEQMDLQDSNLARLLLAAGLPNQVHSRLGSGSSSSPCTPAMQRAHLNQNANLRSSRDAPHSSSMSDVAISPLSPICPQSSTDDVFWDSRTPPKVPERTTSKFYCRELVMGRNKADSSGSPASVADTSGRSASHGVTSSSSSYQGYFNLESPLLQHRLQQQRRTQESITSGHRHGVRSAVGRLNKATEYSSSSDELGSSDDEEGNRSGLSNGKGRYFRGIHDGIVLQPHHNLNQISLIGSDDTHLLPDLLQKASSSSSPTHNAPSQQQLNYSHLPTAPHSPTHQEVHAVSSPTGGNTSSSSSFLSFIDPRLISMSSPPESPVGSKGEQIKRENHRKGSVVNVNPTNIRPQSDSPEIRKYKKKFNTEVLCAGLWGVNLLVGTENGLWLLDRSGQGKVYSLISRRRFQQMDVLEGLNVLITISGKKNKLRLYYLSWLRNKILHNDPEVEKRQSWTSVGDLEGCVHYKVVRYEKIKFLVIALKNAVEVYAWAPKPYHKFMAFKSFRSLPQKPLSVDLTVEEGQRLKVIYGSLSGFHAIDVDSGTPYDLYLPTHIQGSIHPHAIIILPNSAGTEVLVCYEDEGVYIDTYGRITKDTVLQWGEMPASVAYLQSNQVMGWGEKAIELRSANTGNLEGVFMHKKAQKLKFLCERNDKVFFASVQSGGSSQIYFMTLGQNSLFNW, from the exons ATGTCGAGAGAAAACACCACTCGAAGTTTGGACAGCATAGACCTCGCTGCTTTAAGG GATCCAGCAGGCATCTTTGAGTTGGTGGAGGTGGTTGGAAATGGAACCTACGGCCAGGTGTACAAG GGTCGCCATGTCAAGACGGGCCAACTGGCAGCTATCAAAGTcatggaagtcactgag gaggaagaagaggagatcaAACTGGAGATCAACATGTTGAAGAGTTATTCCCACCATAGGAACATTGCCACTTATTATGGAGCTTTTATTAAGAAAGGTCCTGCTGGACAGGACCACCAACTCTGG TTGGTGATGGAGTATTGTGGAGCTGGCTCCGTCACAGACTTGGTGAAGAAGACCAAGGGGAACTGTCTGAAGGAGGACTGGATTGCGTACATCTGCCGAGAGGTGCTCAGG GGTCTTTCCCATCTTCACGCCCATCATGTGATCCACAGAGACATTAAGGGACAAAATGTTTTGCTCACGGAGAATGCCGAAGTCAAACTGG TGGATTTTGGCGTATCGGCCCAGCTTGACAAGACGATCGGTCGAAGGAACACCTTCATCGGTACGCCCTATTGGATGGCTCCGGAGGTCATCGCCTGTGACGAGAACCCCGAGGCCACATATGACTACAGG AGTGACCTCTGGTCTCTAGGCATCACGGCCCTGGAGATGGCTGAAGGAGCCCCCC CTCTGTGCGACATGCATCCAATGAGAGCGCTGTTTTTGATTCCACGAAACCCGCCACCCAAACTCAAATCAAAGAAATG GACGAAGCGCTTCTTGTCCTTCGCAGAAGGCTGTCTGGTCAAGAACCATCTGCATCGACCCACCACGGATGCCCTGCTGCGACACGCCTTCATCCGAGATCTGGCCAATGAGAGACAAGTCCGCATCATGCTCAAAGACCACCTGGATAGAACCAGGAAGAAACGTGAgaaag AAGGTCCAGAGTACGACTACAAAAGCAGTGATGAAGACGGTGACGaggtgacggaggaggaaggggagcccAG CTCCATAGTGAACGTTCCCGGCGAGTGGACATTAAGGCGCGAGTTTCTTCGTCTACAGACGGAGGACAGCcacgggggggggaagggaggcCACGGGGGAAGTGGGGGTCAACAAAGACAGCAG GCACTGCAGCAGCACAGGCAGCAGCTGGCTGAGCAGGAGCGATACAAGCAGCAGCTACAGGCCGACAGGCAGAAGAGgatccagcagcagcacgaGCAGCGGCAGAAGTTAGAGGAC CAGCAGAGGCGGCAGCGGGCAGATTGCGCCTTTCAGTGGGCGGAGCTTCAAGAGATCTTGTTCGGGGAGGAGTCCGATCTCCACGACAACCGGATCTCATTGGATGACAGAAACGGGAAGAGCAACAGGAGACGG gaccaggcagacagacagcggTATGCCGATGTGTCAGTAAGGCCTCTGGACTCCACCACAGAGCAG ATGGACCTCCAAGATTCAAACCTAGCCAGGCTGCTTTTGGCTGCCGGTCTGCCCAACCAGGTGCACTCCAGGCTGGGCTCTGGGAGCAGCTCGAGTCCCTGTACTCCCGCCATGCAGAGAGCTCACCTCAACCAG AATGCCAATCTTCGCTCAAGCCGAGACGCCCCTCACAGCAGCTCCATGTCAGACGTGGCCATCTCCCCGTTGTCCCCAATTTGCCCCCAGTCCTCGACTGATGACGTCTTCTGGGACTCCAGGACGCCCCCCAAG GTCCCAGAGCGCACCACCTCCAAGTTCTACTGCCGAGAGCTGGTGATGGGACGCAACAAGGCGGACTCGAG TGGCAGTCCAGCGTCTGTAGCCGATACGAGCGGGCGTTCTGCGTCTCACGGCGtgacctccagcagcagcagttaccAAG GCTACTTCAATCTGGAGAGTCCTCTTTTACAGCAccgtctgcagcagcagaggaggacgcAAGAGAGCATCACCAGTGGGCACAGACAC GGCGTGCGGTCGGCTGTGGGTCGGCTGAACAAGGCCACAGAGTACTCGTCATCCAGCGACGAGCTCGGCAGCAGTGACGATGAAGAGGGGAACAG GTCCGGCCTGTCCAACGGGAAGGGGAGATACTTCAGAGGAATACACGATGGGATCGTACTGCAACCACACCACAATCTCAACCAG ATCTCTCTGATAGGTTCGGATGACACGCACCTGCTACCGGACCTCCTGCAGAAggcgtcctcctccagcagtcctacccacaatgcaccaagCCAACAGCAGCTCAACTACTCCCACTTACCCACAGCCCCTCACTCCCCCACACACCAGGAGGTGCAT GCCGTCAGCAGTCCTACTGGTGGAaacacctcttcttcttcctccttcttgtcATTCATCGATCCAAGATTGATCTCCATGTCATCCCCCCCTGAGAGCCCTG TGGGCAGTAAAGGTGAGCAAATCAAGAGGGAAAACCACAGGAAAGGCTCTGTGGTCAACGTGAACCCAACCAACATTCGACCGCAGAGCGACTCTCCGGAGATCCGAAAGTACAAGAAGAAGTTCAACACGGAGGTTCTCTGTGCGGGACTGTGGg GCGTCAATCTGCTGGTGGGGACGGAGAACGGCCTGTGGCTGCTGGACCGCAGCGGTCAGGGGAAAGTCTACTCACTCATCAGCAGACGGAGGTTCCAGCAGATGGACGTGCTGGAAGGACTCAACGTACTCATCACTATATCAG GTAAAAAGAACAAGCTCCGTCTGTACTACCTGTCCTGGTTAAGGAACAAAATCCTCCACAACGACCCAGAGGTGGAGAAGAGACAGAGTTGGACCTCGGTAGGCGACCTAGAGGGCTGTGTACACTACAAAGTGG TGCGTTACGAGAAGATAAAGTTCCTCGTGATTGCCTTGAAGAATGCAGTGGAGGTGTACGCCTGGGCCCCCAAACCCTACCACAAGTTCATGGCTTTCAAG TCATTTAGGTCCCTGCCTCAAAAGCCACTGTCTGTTGACCTGACAGTGGAGGAAGgtcagaggttaaaggtcatctACGGCTCCTTGTCCGGCTTCCATGCCATCGATGTGGACTCTGGGACGCCATACGACCTCTACCTGCCCACACAT ATCCAGGGTTCCATTCACCCCCATGCCATCATCATTTTGCCAAACAGCGCTGGAACAGAGGTGCTGGTTTGCTACGAGGATGAGGGCGTCTACATTGACACCTATGGCCGCATCACCAAGGATACGGTGCTGCAGTGGGGGGAAATGCCTGCGTCCGTCG CCTACCTTCAGTCTAATCAGGTGATGGGTTGGGGAGAAAAGGCCATAGAGCTGAGATCGGCCAACACAGGGAACCTTGAGGGAGTTTTCATGCACAAAAAGGCCCAGAAGCTCAAGTTCCTGTGTGAACGGAATGACAAG GTCTTCTTTGCCTCTGTGCAGTCAGGAGGCAGCAGTCAGATCTACTTCATGACTCTCGGACAGAACTCACTGTTCAACTGGTAA
- the LOC120816974 gene encoding mitogen-activated protein kinase kinase kinase kinase 4 isoform X9 yields MSRENTTRSLDSIDLAALRDPAGIFELVEVVGNGTYGQVYKGRHVKTGQLAAIKVMEVTEEEEEEIKLEINMLKSYSHHRNIATYYGAFIKKGPAGQDHQLWLVMEYCGAGSVTDLVKKTKGNCLKEDWIAYICREVLRGLSHLHAHHVIHRDIKGQNVLLTENAEVKLVDFGVSAQLDKTIGRRNTFIGTPYWMAPEVIACDENPEATYDYRSDLWSLGITALEMAEGAPPLCDMHPMRALFLIPRNPPPKLKSKKWTKRFLSFAEGCLVKNHLHRPTTDALLRHAFIRDLANERQVRIMLKDHLDRTRKKREKEGPEYDYKSSDEDGDEVTEEEGEPSSIVNVPGEWTLRREFLRLQTEDSHGGGKGGHGGSGGQQRQQALQQHRQQLAEQERYKQQLQADRQKRIQQQHEQRQKLEDQRRQRADCAFQWAELQEILFGEESDLHDNRISLDDRNGKSNRRRDQADRQRYADVSVRPLDSTTEQMDLQDSNLARLLLAAGLPNQVHSRLGSGSSSSPCTPAMQRAHLNQNANLRSSRDAPHSSSMSDVAISPLSPICPQSSTDDVFWDSRTPPKVPERTTSKFYCRELVMGRNKADSSGSPASVADTSGRSASHGVTSSSSSYQGYFNLESPLLQHRLQQQRRTQESITSGHRHGVRSAVGRLNKATEYSSSSDELGSSDDEEGNRSGLSNGKGRYFRGIHDGIVLQPHHNLNQISLIGSDDTHLLPDLLQKASSSSSPTHNAPSQQQLNYSHLPTAPHSPTHQEVHAVSSPTGGNTSSSSSFLSFIDPRLISMSSPPESPVGSKGEQIKRENHRKGSVVNVNPTNIRPQSDSPEIRKYKKKFNTEVLCAGLWGVNLLVGTENGLWLLDRSGQGKVYSLISRRRFQQMDVLEGLNVLITISGKKNKLRLYYLSWLRNKILHNDPEVEKRQSWTSVGDLEGCVHYKVVRYEKIKFLVIALKNAVEVYAWAPKPYHKFMAFKSFRSLPQKPLSVDLTVEEGQRLKVIYGSLSGFHAIDVDSGTPYDLYLPTHIQGSIHPHAIIILPNSAGTEVLVCYEDEGVYIDTYGRITKDTVLQWGEMPASVAYLQSNQVMGWGEKAIELRSANTGNLEGVFMHKKAQKLKFLCERNDKVFFASVQSGGSSQIYFMTLGQNSLFNW; encoded by the exons ATGTCGAGAGAAAACACCACTCGAAGTTTGGACAGCATAGACCTCGCTGCTTTAAGG GATCCAGCAGGCATCTTTGAGTTGGTGGAGGTGGTTGGAAATGGAACCTACGGCCAGGTGTACAAG GGTCGCCATGTCAAGACGGGCCAACTGGCAGCTATCAAAGTcatggaagtcactgag gaggaagaagaggagatcaAACTGGAGATCAACATGTTGAAGAGTTATTCCCACCATAGGAACATTGCCACTTATTATGGAGCTTTTATTAAGAAAGGTCCTGCTGGACAGGACCACCAACTCTGG TTGGTGATGGAGTATTGTGGAGCTGGCTCCGTCACAGACTTGGTGAAGAAGACCAAGGGGAACTGTCTGAAGGAGGACTGGATTGCGTACATCTGCCGAGAGGTGCTCAGG GGTCTTTCCCATCTTCACGCCCATCATGTGATCCACAGAGACATTAAGGGACAAAATGTTTTGCTCACGGAGAATGCCGAAGTCAAACTGG TGGATTTTGGCGTATCGGCCCAGCTTGACAAGACGATCGGTCGAAGGAACACCTTCATCGGTACGCCCTATTGGATGGCTCCGGAGGTCATCGCCTGTGACGAGAACCCCGAGGCCACATATGACTACAGG AGTGACCTCTGGTCTCTAGGCATCACGGCCCTGGAGATGGCTGAAGGAGCCCCCC CTCTGTGCGACATGCATCCAATGAGAGCGCTGTTTTTGATTCCACGAAACCCGCCACCCAAACTCAAATCAAAGAAATG GACGAAGCGCTTCTTGTCCTTCGCAGAAGGCTGTCTGGTCAAGAACCATCTGCATCGACCCACCACGGATGCCCTGCTGCGACACGCCTTCATCCGAGATCTGGCCAATGAGAGACAAGTCCGCATCATGCTCAAAGACCACCTGGATAGAACCAGGAAGAAACGTGAgaaag AAGGTCCAGAGTACGACTACAAAAGCAGTGATGAAGACGGTGACGaggtgacggaggaggaaggggagcccAG CTCCATAGTGAACGTTCCCGGCGAGTGGACATTAAGGCGCGAGTTTCTTCGTCTACAGACGGAGGACAGCcacgggggggggaagggaggcCACGGGGGAAGTGGGGGTCAACAAAGACAGCAG GCACTGCAGCAGCACAGGCAGCAGCTGGCTGAGCAGGAGCGATACAAGCAGCAGCTACAGGCCGACAGGCAGAAGAGgatccagcagcagcacgaGCAGCGGCAGAAGTTAGAGGAC CAGAGGCGGCAGCGGGCAGATTGCGCCTTTCAGTGGGCGGAGCTTCAAGAGATCTTGTTCGGGGAGGAGTCCGATCTCCACGACAACCGGATCTCATTGGATGACAGAAACGGGAAGAGCAACAGGAGACGG gaccaggcagacagacagcggTATGCCGATGTGTCAGTAAGGCCTCTGGACTCCACCACAGAGCAG ATGGACCTCCAAGATTCAAACCTAGCCAGGCTGCTTTTGGCTGCCGGTCTGCCCAACCAGGTGCACTCCAGGCTGGGCTCTGGGAGCAGCTCGAGTCCCTGTACTCCCGCCATGCAGAGAGCTCACCTCAACCAG AATGCCAATCTTCGCTCAAGCCGAGACGCCCCTCACAGCAGCTCCATGTCAGACGTGGCCATCTCCCCGTTGTCCCCAATTTGCCCCCAGTCCTCGACTGATGACGTCTTCTGGGACTCCAGGACGCCCCCCAAG GTCCCAGAGCGCACCACCTCCAAGTTCTACTGCCGAGAGCTGGTGATGGGACGCAACAAGGCGGACTCGAG TGGCAGTCCAGCGTCTGTAGCCGATACGAGCGGGCGTTCTGCGTCTCACGGCGtgacctccagcagcagcagttaccAAG GCTACTTCAATCTGGAGAGTCCTCTTTTACAGCAccgtctgcagcagcagaggaggacgcAAGAGAGCATCACCAGTGGGCACAGACAC GGCGTGCGGTCGGCTGTGGGTCGGCTGAACAAGGCCACAGAGTACTCGTCATCCAGCGACGAGCTCGGCAGCAGTGACGATGAAGAGGGGAACAG GTCCGGCCTGTCCAACGGGAAGGGGAGATACTTCAGAGGAATACACGATGGGATCGTACTGCAACCACACCACAATCTCAACCAG ATCTCTCTGATAGGTTCGGATGACACGCACCTGCTACCGGACCTCCTGCAGAAggcgtcctcctccagcagtcctacccacaatgcaccaagCCAACAGCAGCTCAACTACTCCCACTTACCCACAGCCCCTCACTCCCCCACACACCAGGAGGTGCAT GCCGTCAGCAGTCCTACTGGTGGAaacacctcttcttcttcctccttcttgtcATTCATCGATCCAAGATTGATCTCCATGTCATCCCCCCCTGAGAGCCCTG TGGGCAGTAAAGGTGAGCAAATCAAGAGGGAAAACCACAGGAAAGGCTCTGTGGTCAACGTGAACCCAACCAACATTCGACCGCAGAGCGACTCTCCGGAGATCCGAAAGTACAAGAAGAAGTTCAACACGGAGGTTCTCTGTGCGGGACTGTGGg GCGTCAATCTGCTGGTGGGGACGGAGAACGGCCTGTGGCTGCTGGACCGCAGCGGTCAGGGGAAAGTCTACTCACTCATCAGCAGACGGAGGTTCCAGCAGATGGACGTGCTGGAAGGACTCAACGTACTCATCACTATATCAG GTAAAAAGAACAAGCTCCGTCTGTACTACCTGTCCTGGTTAAGGAACAAAATCCTCCACAACGACCCAGAGGTGGAGAAGAGACAGAGTTGGACCTCGGTAGGCGACCTAGAGGGCTGTGTACACTACAAAGTGG TGCGTTACGAGAAGATAAAGTTCCTCGTGATTGCCTTGAAGAATGCAGTGGAGGTGTACGCCTGGGCCCCCAAACCCTACCACAAGTTCATGGCTTTCAAG TCATTTAGGTCCCTGCCTCAAAAGCCACTGTCTGTTGACCTGACAGTGGAGGAAGgtcagaggttaaaggtcatctACGGCTCCTTGTCCGGCTTCCATGCCATCGATGTGGACTCTGGGACGCCATACGACCTCTACCTGCCCACACAT ATCCAGGGTTCCATTCACCCCCATGCCATCATCATTTTGCCAAACAGCGCTGGAACAGAGGTGCTGGTTTGCTACGAGGATGAGGGCGTCTACATTGACACCTATGGCCGCATCACCAAGGATACGGTGCTGCAGTGGGGGGAAATGCCTGCGTCCGTCG CCTACCTTCAGTCTAATCAGGTGATGGGTTGGGGAGAAAAGGCCATAGAGCTGAGATCGGCCAACACAGGGAACCTTGAGGGAGTTTTCATGCACAAAAAGGCCCAGAAGCTCAAGTTCCTGTGTGAACGGAATGACAAG GTCTTCTTTGCCTCTGTGCAGTCAGGAGGCAGCAGTCAGATCTACTTCATGACTCTCGGACAGAACTCACTGTTCAACTGGTAA
- the LOC120816974 gene encoding mitogen-activated protein kinase kinase kinase kinase 4 isoform X2: MSRENTTRSLDSIDLAALRDPAGIFELVEVVGNGTYGQVYKGRHVKTGQLAAIKVMEVTEEEEEEIKLEINMLKSYSHHRNIATYYGAFIKKGPAGQDHQLWLVMEYCGAGSVTDLVKKTKGNCLKEDWIAYICREVLRGLSHLHAHHVIHRDIKGQNVLLTENAEVKLVDFGVSAQLDKTIGRRNTFIGTPYWMAPEVIACDENPEATYDYRSDLWSLGITALEMAEGAPPLCDMHPMRALFLIPRNPPPKLKSKKWTKRFLSFAEGCLVKNHLHRPTTDALLRHAFIRDLANERQVRIMLKDHLDRTRKKREKEGPEYDYKSSDEDGDEVTEEEGEPSSIVNVPGEWTLRREFLRLQTEDSHGGGKGGHGGSGGQQRQQALQQHRQQLAEQERYKQQLQADRQKRIQQQHEQRQKLEDQRRQRADCAFQWAELQEILFGEESDLHDNRISLDDRNGKSNRRRQDQADRQRYADVSVRPLDSTTEQRAAAPNQPLQRKAPPSPPQATPRPLAQHQQPSVGRRSHRTLPKDQTQLLSLQHDHRHRERERQRQSETPVAAVHQLTAIGGSAAVAASPSPRRAAYSQRSAMDLQDSNLARLLLAAGLPNQVHSRLGSGSSSSPCTPAMQRAHLNQNANLRSSRDAPHSSSMSDVAISPLSPICPQSSTDDVFWDSRTPPKVPERTTSKFYCRELVMGRNKADSSGSPASVADTSGRSASHGVTSSSSSYQGYFNLESPLLQHRLQQQRRTQESITSGHRHGVRSAVGRLNKATEYSSSSDELGSSDDEEGNRSGLSNGKGRYFRGIHDGIVLQPHHNLNQISLIGSDDTHLLPDLLQKASSSSSPTHNAPSQQQLNYSHLPTAPHSPTHQEVHAVSSPTGGNTSSSSSFLSFIDPRLISMSSPPESPVGSKGEQIKRENHRKGSVVNVNPTNIRPQSDSPEIRKYKKKFNTEVLCAGLWGVNLLVGTENGLWLLDRSGQGKVYSLISRRRFQQMDVLEGLNVLITISGKKNKLRLYYLSWLRNKILHNDPEVEKRQSWTSVGDLEGCVHYKVVRYEKIKFLVIALKNAVEVYAWAPKPYHKFMAFKSFRSLPQKPLSVDLTVEEGQRLKVIYGSLSGFHAIDVDSGTPYDLYLPTHIQGSIHPHAIIILPNSAGTEVLVCYEDEGVYIDTYGRITKDTVLQWGEMPASVAYLQSNQVMGWGEKAIELRSANTGNLEGVFMHKKAQKLKFLCERNDKVFFASVQSGGSSQIYFMTLGQNSLFNW; the protein is encoded by the exons ATGTCGAGAGAAAACACCACTCGAAGTTTGGACAGCATAGACCTCGCTGCTTTAAGG GATCCAGCAGGCATCTTTGAGTTGGTGGAGGTGGTTGGAAATGGAACCTACGGCCAGGTGTACAAG GGTCGCCATGTCAAGACGGGCCAACTGGCAGCTATCAAAGTcatggaagtcactgag gaggaagaagaggagatcaAACTGGAGATCAACATGTTGAAGAGTTATTCCCACCATAGGAACATTGCCACTTATTATGGAGCTTTTATTAAGAAAGGTCCTGCTGGACAGGACCACCAACTCTGG TTGGTGATGGAGTATTGTGGAGCTGGCTCCGTCACAGACTTGGTGAAGAAGACCAAGGGGAACTGTCTGAAGGAGGACTGGATTGCGTACATCTGCCGAGAGGTGCTCAGG GGTCTTTCCCATCTTCACGCCCATCATGTGATCCACAGAGACATTAAGGGACAAAATGTTTTGCTCACGGAGAATGCCGAAGTCAAACTGG TGGATTTTGGCGTATCGGCCCAGCTTGACAAGACGATCGGTCGAAGGAACACCTTCATCGGTACGCCCTATTGGATGGCTCCGGAGGTCATCGCCTGTGACGAGAACCCCGAGGCCACATATGACTACAGG AGTGACCTCTGGTCTCTAGGCATCACGGCCCTGGAGATGGCTGAAGGAGCCCCCC CTCTGTGCGACATGCATCCAATGAGAGCGCTGTTTTTGATTCCACGAAACCCGCCACCCAAACTCAAATCAAAGAAATG GACGAAGCGCTTCTTGTCCTTCGCAGAAGGCTGTCTGGTCAAGAACCATCTGCATCGACCCACCACGGATGCCCTGCTGCGACACGCCTTCATCCGAGATCTGGCCAATGAGAGACAAGTCCGCATCATGCTCAAAGACCACCTGGATAGAACCAGGAAGAAACGTGAgaaag AAGGTCCAGAGTACGACTACAAAAGCAGTGATGAAGACGGTGACGaggtgacggaggaggaaggggagcccAG CTCCATAGTGAACGTTCCCGGCGAGTGGACATTAAGGCGCGAGTTTCTTCGTCTACAGACGGAGGACAGCcacgggggggggaagggaggcCACGGGGGAAGTGGGGGTCAACAAAGACAGCAG GCACTGCAGCAGCACAGGCAGCAGCTGGCTGAGCAGGAGCGATACAAGCAGCAGCTACAGGCCGACAGGCAGAAGAGgatccagcagcagcacgaGCAGCGGCAGAAGTTAGAGGAC CAGAGGCGGCAGCGGGCAGATTGCGCCTTTCAGTGGGCGGAGCTTCAAGAGATCTTGTTCGGGGAGGAGTCCGATCTCCACGACAACCGGATCTCATTGGATGACAGAAACGGGAAGAGCAACAGGAGACGG caggaccaggcagacagacagcggTATGCCGATGTGTCAGTAAGGCCTCTGGACTCCACCACAGAGCAG AGGGCCGCCGCGCCGAACCAGCCGCTTCAGCGCAAAGCCCCGCCCTCCCCGCCGCAAGCCACGCCCCGGCCTCTGGCTCAGCACCAGCAGCCCTCGGTGGGCAGGAGATCCCACCGCACGCTGCCCAAGGACCAAACCCAGCTGCTGTCGCTGCAGCACGACCACAGGcaccgggagagagagaggcagaggcagaGCGAGACGCCTGTAGCAGCTGTCCACCAGCTAACGGCTATCGGCGGGAGCGCCGCCGTCGCTGCCTCTCCCTCGCCCCGCCGCGCCGCATACAGCCAGCGCTCAGCG ATGGACCTCCAAGATTCAAACCTAGCCAGGCTGCTTTTGGCTGCCGGTCTGCCCAACCAGGTGCACTCCAGGCTGGGCTCTGGGAGCAGCTCGAGTCCCTGTACTCCCGCCATGCAGAGAGCTCACCTCAACCAG AATGCCAATCTTCGCTCAAGCCGAGACGCCCCTCACAGCAGCTCCATGTCAGACGTGGCCATCTCCCCGTTGTCCCCAATTTGCCCCCAGTCCTCGACTGATGACGTCTTCTGGGACTCCAGGACGCCCCCCAAG GTCCCAGAGCGCACCACCTCCAAGTTCTACTGCCGAGAGCTGGTGATGGGACGCAACAAGGCGGACTCGAG TGGCAGTCCAGCGTCTGTAGCCGATACGAGCGGGCGTTCTGCGTCTCACGGCGtgacctccagcagcagcagttaccAAG GCTACTTCAATCTGGAGAGTCCTCTTTTACAGCAccgtctgcagcagcagaggaggacgcAAGAGAGCATCACCAGTGGGCACAGACAC GGCGTGCGGTCGGCTGTGGGTCGGCTGAACAAGGCCACAGAGTACTCGTCATCCAGCGACGAGCTCGGCAGCAGTGACGATGAAGAGGGGAACAG GTCCGGCCTGTCCAACGGGAAGGGGAGATACTTCAGAGGAATACACGATGGGATCGTACTGCAACCACACCACAATCTCAACCAG ATCTCTCTGATAGGTTCGGATGACACGCACCTGCTACCGGACCTCCTGCAGAAggcgtcctcctccagcagtcctacccacaatgcaccaagCCAACAGCAGCTCAACTACTCCCACTTACCCACAGCCCCTCACTCCCCCACACACCAGGAGGTGCAT GCCGTCAGCAGTCCTACTGGTGGAaacacctcttcttcttcctccttcttgtcATTCATCGATCCAAGATTGATCTCCATGTCATCCCCCCCTGAGAGCCCTG TGGGCAGTAAAGGTGAGCAAATCAAGAGGGAAAACCACAGGAAAGGCTCTGTGGTCAACGTGAACCCAACCAACATTCGACCGCAGAGCGACTCTCCGGAGATCCGAAAGTACAAGAAGAAGTTCAACACGGAGGTTCTCTGTGCGGGACTGTGGg GCGTCAATCTGCTGGTGGGGACGGAGAACGGCCTGTGGCTGCTGGACCGCAGCGGTCAGGGGAAAGTCTACTCACTCATCAGCAGACGGAGGTTCCAGCAGATGGACGTGCTGGAAGGACTCAACGTACTCATCACTATATCAG GTAAAAAGAACAAGCTCCGTCTGTACTACCTGTCCTGGTTAAGGAACAAAATCCTCCACAACGACCCAGAGGTGGAGAAGAGACAGAGTTGGACCTCGGTAGGCGACCTAGAGGGCTGTGTACACTACAAAGTGG TGCGTTACGAGAAGATAAAGTTCCTCGTGATTGCCTTGAAGAATGCAGTGGAGGTGTACGCCTGGGCCCCCAAACCCTACCACAAGTTCATGGCTTTCAAG TCATTTAGGTCCCTGCCTCAAAAGCCACTGTCTGTTGACCTGACAGTGGAGGAAGgtcagaggttaaaggtcatctACGGCTCCTTGTCCGGCTTCCATGCCATCGATGTGGACTCTGGGACGCCATACGACCTCTACCTGCCCACACAT ATCCAGGGTTCCATTCACCCCCATGCCATCATCATTTTGCCAAACAGCGCTGGAACAGAGGTGCTGGTTTGCTACGAGGATGAGGGCGTCTACATTGACACCTATGGCCGCATCACCAAGGATACGGTGCTGCAGTGGGGGGAAATGCCTGCGTCCGTCG CCTACCTTCAGTCTAATCAGGTGATGGGTTGGGGAGAAAAGGCCATAGAGCTGAGATCGGCCAACACAGGGAACCTTGAGGGAGTTTTCATGCACAAAAAGGCCCAGAAGCTCAAGTTCCTGTGTGAACGGAATGACAAG GTCTTCTTTGCCTCTGTGCAGTCAGGAGGCAGCAGTCAGATCTACTTCATGACTCTCGGACAGAACTCACTGTTCAACTGGTAA